From the genome of Bradyrhizobium sp. G127:
GCTGCGCATCATCTTCGAGTGCATCGCGGCAAGGTTGCCGCTTTGCTCCCTGAGTATCGTGGCGCTTTACAAGCACGAGCGCTCCAAACTTTCAGTCGTCGGACGATGGTCGAGCTTTGGATCGCGCCTATTTTGCGCCCTGATTAACTAGAGCACACCCTCCATCGGACATTGCTCGGTAAGCTTCAGATCCCGGCAACTCGCCGATTAACTTGTAGAAATCGTTGGGGTACTTCGACTCGGAGGGAGCCTTGACTTGCATCAAAAGCATTTTGTGCAAAACACTGCCATCCGCACGGATCTCTACGTTCTTATTGTAAAAATCATTTACGCGCATCTCGCGCATCTTGCGGGCTACCGCCTTCGCCTCATCAGTGCCCGCTGCCTGGATAGCCTTCAGATAGTGCGTAACTGCCGTGTAAAGACCAGCCTGCATCATATTGGGAAGCTTTCCGCCTGAATAAGCCATGTAGCGCTTTGTCCAGGCCCGCGTTTCGTCGTTCAAGTCCCAGTAGAAAGAGGTGGCGAGTCGAAGGCCCTGGGCTACATCTAATCCAAGGCTATCAATGTCGTTTATATAGAACAGCATGCTCGCCAAGCTCTGGCCCGGCTTCAAGATTCTAAATTCTTTCACCTGCTTGATGAGGTTGATTGTGTCACCACCCGCGGTGGCGAGTGCAAGAACGGTAAAGGGCTTCGCCGCAGCTTGCAGAAGAAATGATGAGAAGTCAGGCGAGTTGAGAGGCGTTTTAACGCTACCCAGCACCGTCCCTCCAGCATCTGTTATGAATTTCGTTGCGTCACGTTGCATGGCATGACCGAACGCAAAGTCGGCCGTGACGAAGAACCACTCTTTCCCACCGCCGCGAACAATTGCTCGAGCAAGGACATTCGACAACGCGTATGTATCGTATGTCCATTGCGTCGACGTTTCGTTGCACGATTTGCCTGTGAGCTCAGATGTGGCCGCGCTCGCGATTAGAAACGTTTTGTTCTTTTCGCGCGCAACCTGCTGAACCGCGAGCGCCACGCTTGAGCTTGCGCCATCTGCGAATGCATCGACTTTCTCGGTATCGGCCCATCTGCGCGCAATGGAAGAGCCGATATCAGGCTTATGCTGGTGATCCGCCGACAACACCTCGATCGGCTTTCCGAGAACCAACCCTCCAAAATCGTCAACTGCCATTTTTGCAGCCAAGACTGAAGCTTGCCCGGTGCCATACGCAAATTGCCCGCTTTGATCGTTGATCACTCCAATCCGCACGACATCGTCTGATATTTGGGCAATGGCAGAAGATGCCAGATAGAAAAAGCAAATTACCCCGAGAAACAGCGATCGCATGACATCCCCTCCCATTTTTATATTGGGAGCAGACTGCCTCAACCTTCAGCCCACGTCAACAAAAATGAGGATTGCCTCATTTCTCATTTACGGGACTAAACAAGGCTCGTTTCACCAGTTTTCGATAGGCATCAAAAACCTTCTTGGGAACGGGCTTCGTTCGATCCGCTTGAACAACATATTCCTCTGCGTAATACGTTCTCACTGCAAGAAGCGCAGTCGCAATCGCTTTGATTTCGCCCGGTTCATAACCAACGATTTCACGCCTCGCCACGCTACGCTTGAGCGCGCGAACGTATCCGTCCGTCATAAGCTTAGCATAATTTTTGTAGGCAACCGGCGCGAGGGCCTGTGACTCGACGACCAAACGAACAAACCAGGGTTTTTCGCGAACAAACTCCAGAAATACGCGTAGGCGTTCCACATCCCGATCCACGCCTGCGCTGTGCGGGTCCACTTCTGCACGCATGAAGTCGAGTAGCTCAGCTGCGTAAGAGGGGAGCAAAATGTCGAAAATATCCTGCCTATTGCTGAAGTAATTGTAGATCGTGCCTTGAGCTACGTTCGCCGCCTCCGCGATCCGCGCGATATTCGCTTCTGCATAGCCGATTCTACCAACTAATTCGGCCGTCGCAGAAATAAGCTTTCTGCGAGTATCGATGCTCTTCTCGGCTCGAGTCATAGGCTTGGTAAGTCGCTTTAAAGGTGTAGGCGTCGGTGCCGGAGAGCGGGACATATCTACTTCTCTTTCTTAGGCATTAAGCCAATCTGACCTGACGTATATTTCAGCCAGCAGGACAGAGACTACTGCATTGCTGCGCTCCGATCCACAAGGAGCATTGCGACCCCGTCTGCGTTGCAGACGGCCGGCAGCTCATAGATGAGTGCGATCAAGTCGGATTGAAGTGCGCGCGCCATTTCGACAGCGACAGTGGTCTCCGTCAGGCTGTGAAAGATTTAACGTTCAGGCGCCGCGCGGTTTACCGTTAAAGGCTCGCATTAGCGTGTTCCAATCGAGTGCCGGGCGCAATGTAGACCCCCTTCTCACCCCAGCTTCGCGAGACATTTGCGTAGATCTCGGCCGTCATCTTCGCGTCGGAGTCTGATCGAATGTGCTCTGGCACCCCTTTGGTGAGATCACGTCCGCCAGTCGACACTAAACGCTACTGCGACAGGCAACCTGGCCGCAGCCCAAGATTGCGCGTTCGCCATCGGTATTGCCGCTCAGGCGTTGGCAGAGGGAAGCACCCTCGCCAGGTAGTCGCTGACAGGATGGCGGCCGGTCGAGTCGAAGGTGGCACCCACATATCCGTCCGGCCGAATGAGCAGGAAGCCGCCCTCGGCCAGGCCGACTTCGTTCGACGGATCCCGCAGTTCCGCCCGTTCGCCGCCGGTGACCACTCGCAACCCCTCACGTGCAGCCACGACCGGGCGGTAGTCGTGCGCCGACATAAGCAAGGTCCAGTGCGGGCCGGTAAGCACATCGTACAGCCGACGAGGTTGTTCAGCGGCGTCGGTCAACCTCGCATCGGGCACCCGTTTGCCGGCGTGAAACCGGGCATCGCGCGCCGAGCCATTGCTATGCAGTAGTCTCTATCGCGCTGGTCCAAAATATCCGTCAGGTCATCGACGCAAGAAACCGCTGCCGCGCAGCGCTTGTATGAGAATTTCCCTAAAATAGTTACAGGAAAAAATTACCTAGAAACAGGGAAAACTGGGTTCTGAACAGGGACTACAGTAACCGTGATCAGGAATCACACTTACGGTTGCCTGTGCCAGCCCGGGACGCTCGCTACTTAACGAAGACATTGCTTTTCGCCTAATGCTGAGTTGTTTAGGCTAAACACCGTGAACTTCGGCATTCAGTCCGACTGGCTGCCGACACGACGATCATCCAAGACTAGCGAGCTTGTTTCGTGCCAAGCATTTACTTTCTCTTCCCATCGGCATCGAATTGCTTGAGAAACGCGACGAGGTCGATGGTCTTTTGCTCGTCCTTGAGTCCGGCATAGATCATCTTGGTGCCCGGAACTTTCGCCTTGGGGTCCTTGATGTATTCGCGGAAGGTCGCCTCGTCCCAAGTGATCCCGGAATCTTTGTTGGCTGCCGAATAAGAATAGCCCGCAACGCTGCCCGCCTTACGGCCGATGATGCCGTTGAGCATAGGTCCAACGCCGTTCTTCGCGCTCTCGCCGATCTGGTGGCAGGCCTTACACACCGCAAACACCTTCTCGCCCGCAGCTGCGTCCTGAGCACTGGCCTGACCCGCACCCGCGACAGCCAATATTGCAACGAAAACCAATTCTCGCATTTTGTGCTCCTGTTGTAGTGGCCCCGTGGGGTCGGGATTCTTCGGCCGTTTAGCCCGCCATTGATGCGCTTTCGGATACGTCGATGGAATGTCTCAAGCACCGAAAACCAACAAAGTTCCGCTTGCGTCAATGATACGGGCCTGCACATCAGGTCGAATGGCTACGATATCCTGAATGCGCGACACCGGCATCAGGCTAAACGCAGTCGAAAGTGCGTCCGCTTCGGTGGCCGTCGGCGCAATAACGCTTAGGCTCGCATAGCGCGACGGGCTTCGTCCGGTCGCAGGGTCAAACAGATGTGTAAAGCGGCCTTTTGAATCGAACTGAAAGCCGGCGCCCGCCGACGTCGCGACAGCACGATCCACAAGGTCGATGGTTTCGGTGATTGCGCCGGCCCGGTCGCAATCGGCGAGACCAACACGCCATGGGGCGCCATCGGGTCGCGCCCCGATCGCCCGAATTTCTCCCATATTGACGAGGGTTGTCGACAATCCCGCGCTGCGCAACCGTTCGACAACGCGGTCTGTGGCGAAACCCTGCGCGATACCGTTCAGCGTAATGGCGGCACCGCGCCTGACCAGCGCAACACGATCCTCGTTCACGAATACACCCTTGTGGCCAACTTTCGCCAGCGCTTCAGTGATCCTGTGCGGAGCAGGCCCTTCGCTATCGGGCATCTCCGCAGAGAAATGATCAGCATAGAGCCGCCACAGCGGCTGCACCGTTGGGTCGAATGCGCCGCCGGTGAGATCGGAAAAATGCAGCGCGGCTTGCAGCAGCGCTACCATGTCGGGAGCGGGAGAAACAAGAAACCCAGTTCGATTGAGCGTCGAGATCGCCGAATCTGCCCGGTACAGACTGAACTGCTGCTCGAGCCGTCGCACATCGAGAACACAGCGCTCGACCAGTCGGCCGGCCTCCGCCCGATCAGAATGATAGATCTCGATCGACACTTGCGCACCAAGGGCCGATCCGCGCCACTGCACCGCATCGCCGGACGCGACGGCTTGCTCACCGGTCAGCAGCGAAGATCCGGCTGCCGTAGCGGCAATGACGATGAGGCGCCTGCGGGTAAGACCTTGCTCGAGCATCGGCTAATCCTCGTCAGTTGAGCCGCACGTCCGGACGATCATGCTTGCTCTGGTCATGGGGGACGTCGCTGCCGAGCACATAGGTCGCAGGAATTTGGGTGAACGTCACCACCCGGCCGCCGTTGGCCGCGACAAACGCGTCAGCAGCCTCGCGACTTCCGAACGGAACAGCTTCGGCCGCTCCCATCCCGCCCTGGATTCGACTCTCGATCACAAACAGCGCCTTGCGCGCGTCGATCCAGTTGGTCTCACCCGGATTTTCCCAACTCTTCGCTTGCCCCATATCTGAAACATAGATCGCACGGATGTCGCGTGGCTGGTCGGGCATCAGGGTAAAAGCCACGGTGTCCCTCACCGAGGTAAACCAGAACGGGTCGATCCGGCTCGCCGTAATAATCTGGCCTTTCGGGCCGGGGTGCTCGAGCAGATTCATGCCACAGAACACTCCCATCGCATCGCTGTTGAGTGCGACCGGCGGCGGCGCGACCGAACTGGCTGGATCCTGATTGCATCCGGCCAGCAAAATGGTGGCGGCGAAGGCGAATAGCATCCGCAGGATCATAACTCCCTCCGTGCAAAGAATGCCGTCGCAAGCCCGAGCGGTGCGGCAATCCAGATCAGCAGGCCCAGCAATAGCGCGCCAATTCCGGCCCCAGTCGACCCAGCCAGTCCGGCCATCCCCGAAAACTGGCTGACATTGAAGCCGGTCAAATTGGTCAGCCGGTAAAGATCGGTCGGATTGAGAAAGAGCAGAGCTTCGAGGACGGAAGCTGAAATGAAGCGCCCCTGATCGACCACCAAAATGCCGAGCAGCCCCATGTCAAACACCAGCACCATCAACAACCAGATGCCGACCGAAGCACCCGCAGCCGTACCGCGGTCGCGAACCAGGCTGCTGATCAGATATCCGATCGCGACAAAGACCGCACCAAGCAAAATCGAGGTCCCGAGCATAAAGGCGAAAGCATACCAGCTTGCCGCCAGTACCGATGCGCCGGTGATCGTGAGAGCGACCGCCGCCGCGCCATAGCCGATCACAGTAGCGAACGCGAGAATCAGGACATGGCCGCAGAACTTTCCGAGCAGAACCTGATAGCGGCCGACCGGATAGCTAAGCAGCAAAATCATTGTGCCGCGTTCCATTTCGCCGACCACCGCGTCATGCGAGATCAGAAGCGCAATCAGCGGCAGCAGAAAGATCGTGAGACTGGACAAGCTAACGA
Proteins encoded in this window:
- a CDS encoding ABC transporter substrate-binding protein, whose translation is MRSLFLGVICFFYLASSAIAQISDDVVRIGVINDQSGQFAYGTGQASVLAAKMAVDDFGGLVLGKPIEVLSADHQHKPDIGSSIARRWADTEKVDAFADGASSSVALAVQQVAREKNKTFLIASAATSELTGKSCNETSTQWTYDTYALSNVLARAIVRGGGKEWFFVTADFAFGHAMQRDATKFITDAGGTVLGSVKTPLNSPDFSSFLLQAAAKPFTVLALATAGGDTINLIKQVKEFRILKPGQSLASMLFYINDIDSLGLDVAQGLRLATSFYWDLNDETRAWTKRYMAYSGGKLPNMMQAGLYTAVTHYLKAIQAAGTDEAKAVARKMREMRVNDFYNKNVEIRADGSVLHKMLLMQVKAPSESKYPNDFYKLIGELPGSEAYRAMSDGGCALVNQGAK
- a CDS encoding TetR/AcrR family transcriptional regulator, producing MSRSPAPTPTPLKRLTKPMTRAEKSIDTRRKLISATAELVGRIGYAEANIARIAEAANVAQGTIYNYFSNRQDIFDILLPSYAAELLDFMRAEVDPHSAGVDRDVERLRVFLEFVREKPWFVRLVVESQALAPVAYKNYAKLMTDGYVRALKRSVARREIVGYEPGEIKAIATALLAVRTYYAEEYVVQADRTKPVPKKVFDAYRKLVKRALFSPVNEK
- a CDS encoding cytochrome c family protein, with protein sequence MRELVFVAILAVAGAGQASAQDAAAGEKVFAVCKACHQIGESAKNGVGPMLNGIIGRKAGSVAGYSYSAANKDSGITWDEATFREYIKDPKAKVPGTKMIYAGLKDEQKTIDLVAFLKQFDADGKRK
- a CDS encoding FAD:protein FMN transferase, which produces MLEQGLTRRRLIVIAATAAGSSLLTGEQAVASGDAVQWRGSALGAQVSIEIYHSDRAEAGRLVERCVLDVRRLEQQFSLYRADSAISTLNRTGFLVSPAPDMVALLQAALHFSDLTGGAFDPTVQPLWRLYADHFSAEMPDSEGPAPHRITEALAKVGHKGVFVNEDRVALVRRGAAITLNGIAQGFATDRVVERLRSAGLSTTLVNMGEIRAIGARPDGAPWRVGLADCDRAGAITETIDLVDRAVATSAGAGFQFDSKGRFTHLFDPATGRSPSRYASLSVIAPTATEADALSTAFSLMPVSRIQDIVAIRPDVQARIIDASGTLLVFGA
- a CDS encoding nitrous oxide reductase accessory protein NosL, whose product is MILRMLFAFAATILLAGCNQDPASSVAPPPVALNSDAMGVFCGMNLLEHPGPKGQIITASRIDPFWFTSVRDTVAFTLMPDQPRDIRAIYVSDMGQAKSWENPGETNWIDARKALFVIESRIQGGMGAAEAVPFGSREAADAFVAANGGRVVTFTQIPATYVLGSDVPHDQSKHDRPDVRLN
- a CDS encoding ABC transporter permease subunit; translation: MRNIVIIASKEIKEGMRNRWVLATTLLLAALSLSLTFLGSAPTGNVGAGALDVVVVSLSSLTIFLLPLIALLISHDAVVGEMERGTMILLLSYPVGRYQVLLGKFCGHVLILAFATVIGYGAAAVALTITGASVLAASWYAFAFMLGTSILLGAVFVAIGYLISSLVRDRGTAAGASVGIWLLMVLVFDMGLLGILVVDQGRFISASVLEALLFLNPTDLYRLTNLTGFNVSQFSGMAGLAGSTGAGIGALLLGLLIWIAAPLGLATAFFARREL